The genomic interval GCAATTGGCGCGGAAAATCAAGCGGACGGAGCAGTTGAGGCAGCAAGGTCTATGGAGGAAATGGCGACGAGCGTAGGAAGGATTGCTCACTCCTCGAGCCAAATGTCGGAAGCGTCGAACGACATGCTGCAAGCAGCGGAGCTGGGTCATGAAAAATCGGATCATGCGGTTGGTCAAATGGAACGGCTTGGCGCGGCAACGGCTTCGATATCAAGAGTGATCGGACATCTTAATGAGCGCTCATCCGAAATCCAAGAGATGGCAGGCACGATTGCTGCTATTGCAAATCAGACGAATTTGCTCGCTCTAAACGCTGCTATAGAAGCGGCACATGCAGGGGAGTATGGCCGTGGATTTGCAGTAGTATCAAGTGAAGTAAGAAAACTGGCTGAACAGGCTTCGGCTCATGCGGGCCATATCGAAGAAACGATTAATGAGGTGCTAGCCTTGACTGCCGATGCTGTTGACGCTGTCACTGCAGGAGAGCAAGAAATGGAACAAGGATTACTCATCGTTCAGGAGCTGAAGGTATCTTTTGACACGATATGGAAGGAATCCCGCCTTGTTGCCTCACAAATTGAAGATGTATCTGCTTCAACGGAGGAGATGGCAGCAGGCAGTGAGGAAGTGAGCGCTTCCGTTGAATCGATGGCGCAGGTAGCCAAGGATACTTCCACTCATGCTGCGCAATCGGCAGCGGACACTGAGCGGCAAAATCAGCTCGCAGCTGAAACGCAGCAGCTTGCTTCATCTGTAAATGAGCTTTCGGAGGAGCTTCAGCGCTCGATTAAGAGATTCAAAATTGAGTAATTTGTAGCTGAAGTAGATTTATGATGAAATACTAGTCATATGCGCATGAAATCGAATAGAGAATTGTACAAGTTGAAAAAAAACGGTCAGAACCTTTGTCTAATCCTTTCAAATTTGATACAATTCACAAAACAAGCACTTACAATTTCATAGAATAGCTAATATGGTGCTGCCGTGAATCTATCATTCACAAGCAGCTTAATAGGGAAGTTCGGTCAAAATCCGACGCGGTCCCGCCACTGTATCGCGGAGCAGATGATCATGTTGTCCACTGTCATATCATGACGGGAAGGAGATCGTCTATGCAATGAAGCGAAGCCAGGAGACCTGCCATAGGAGCGCTCTATATTTCTCACGAGGATGGGAGGGAGATGTTTATTCGTGCTTTTGCAATAGGTGGATTCCTATGCTTCCATGCGCACGTGTTTATCCAAACATCTTTCCACAAACGGAAAGATGTTTTTTTGTTGCCAAAAATGATTAAAGGGAGAGAAAACATTGCTTAATTTAAAAAGATTTATGAAAAAGAGTTTGCCTGCTATTTTAAGTTTTGTATTGGTGTTTACTTTATTTGCACCACAAGTAGGTAAAGCGGCAGATCATTCTGCGAATGCTTCATTGAATGAGATGATTGATAAGACGGTTGAGTATTATAAAAACAAGAAAAAGCCTTTGACATCGTGGGTGGAAATTGTAGCGCTTTGGGGCGCTGGCGTAAATTTGAACGACGGCGACTGGCAGCTGCCAAGCTGGGAGACACAGGAGCCTACAAATCCGGTACTAAAACCGGATAATGGAGGAACTGAGCATATCCGTTACATATTCGGACTGCTTGCTATGGGTGAAGATCCTGCTCATGCGTGGGAAACAGATCGTAATCTGTATGCCGAGCTGGCATCGCAGCAAGATGCAGCCACGGGAGCAATTGGTTCAACAAACAAACATATGTGGGCAATGCTTGCCCTTGATACTGGCGAAAAGCTAGGAAGCAACGTTGGAAAATGGGATGCAGCTGCTAAGAAAAAAGCAGTAGATTTTTTACTAAGCAAGCAACTGGCTGATGGCGGCTTTGCTTACTTCGGAACGAAGTCTGATCCAGATATGTCAGGGATGGGCCTGTTAGCACTTGGAAATTATCAGGATGACAGCGCTGTTCAAGCGGCAATTGAAAGAGTGAAAAGTTATTTACAAACGATAAAGCTAAACCAAGAACATATTATGTTTAGCGACAATAACTCGAATAGTCTATCCACTGTAGTGACCGGAATAACGGCTATTGGCGAGGATATTTTATCTGATGTCTGGACAGCGAACGGTAAAACGGTACTTGATTCTTTCTCTTTATTCCAGCTTCAGGATGGATCATTTAAATACCTTCTTAGCGGCGGATCTAATGGAATGGCGACTGAGCAGGCGCTAATTGCCCTGCTTGATATTAAATATCAGAAAACGGTATGGCATCGTTTAGAGGAAATTAAACAACCTATTTCTGTTAATATGAGTGTTGATGGCGTTACGGGTTCTGTTTATGGCAAGCAACCGGTAAATTTCACTCAAATTAAAAGGCCAACAGTGTTGGATGCGTTTAAGACTGCTTTGGATAATGCCTCACCAGCAATTTCCTACAATATTGTAAACAGCAGTTATGGCCCTTATATTAAAGGGGTTGCAGGACAAAATGCGGGCACCTTTGGCGGCTGGGATGGCTGGGTGTATACAGTCAACGGCATAGCTCCGAACGTAGGTGCAGGCTCTTACAAGCTTAAAGCTAACGACGAGGTTCGTTTCTTCTATAGCCGTTATGCAGATATTACAACTGGAACAACGCTTGTAAATGGTGCAACTAATCCATCAGTTGATGTAAAGCTTGTTGGAGATGAGTTCAACAGCAACGCGCTAGTGAAGAATAATTGGAAAATTAACTCTGACGTATCGGGACTGACGATTGAGTCGATCGTGAAAGAAAGCGATCAAAAGATCAAACTTAATTTGTCAGGCAAAGCTACAGAAAAAGCAGTGACCATCCAAGCATTGGGAGCAGCTTTAGTTGGTAAAAAAGACAGCACTACAATTACGCTGCGGGTTCCTGTAACCGCTAAGCTGCAGGTAGATGGCCGTTCCAGTTCGATTTATAGCAAACAAGCGGTAACGGTGAAAAACACGGTTAAGCCAGTAACTGCATTGGATGTGCTAAAACAAGCACTCAATCAAGCAGATCCTAAAATTAGCTATAAAATTGAAGATAGCAGCTACGGACAGTATGTTTCTGCCATAAACGGAGAAGCAGCGGGTACATTTGGCGGTTATGATGGCTGGATGTATGAAGTGAATGGCATTGCTCCAATGGTTGGAGCAGGTGAATACGAGCTTAAAGAAAACGATGAGGTTCGTTTCTATTACAGCAGATGGCCGGCGATTTCTTCGGGCTCGAAAATTGCAAATGGTGCTGTAGATCCATCGATTGAAGTAAAACTTGTCGGCGATGAGTTCACTAATCAAGCAACGGACATTAAAAACTGGTCAATTGATCCAGGAAATACAGGCCTTCAAGTTAATACCTTTACGCGAGATGGAAATAAAATAACGATTTCGTTAACTGGAACTGCAACTGGCGGCGCGATTACGATTAAAGCGCTTGGGGCTGCTTTTGTTGGCGGACAAGATAGTGAAGATCTAATCTCAATTGCCGTACCACGTGTTGTTGGGGATACAACGGATCAAAGCTTTGCCATCAACAAGAACGAGAAAGAGGTTGTTGTTGGCGCAGCAAGCGGTGGTCAAGTAACAAACAATGTAACCCTTACATTTGAAACAACAGCATTGCCAAAAGTAACAGCGACACGCGGTACTACAGTACTTGAAATTCCAGCTGCTACAGTGGTGACAACAACGACATGGGATAAAGCACTAGCACTCCCAAAAAATCTAAGCATCGATGAAAGTGGTTTGGCTTCCAAGCTGGATGCCGTTTTATCAGCTGACAGCAAGAAAGTGGAATCCATAGCCGTTCGCATTCAAGTTGGCGGTTCTGCAAAAATTCAATTTAATCAGCATGTATCCATCACGCTGAAGGGTCAAGGCGACAAGGAAGCTGGTTTCATTGATCAAGCAGGTGTATTCACGCCAATTAAGAAATATGCAGATTCATCCGTTCGTACGGATGAGGTTTATGCTTACAAAAAAAATAATGACTTAGTTATTCAAACGAAACATTTTACACAATTTCTTGCTTACAAAACTGCTGCTGTAACCAATCCTGGCGGTGGCGATGGTGGTACTGCTCCAATTGTTCAGAAGGTTACACTGTCCGTTGAGAAACGTTCGATAAACGAAGGCGATTTCGTTGCACCAATTACTGTAACTATACAAGATGGCGATACTGCTTTTACAGCACTGAAACGTGCACTTGAAGATAAAAGTATAGCTATTGATTACTCCGGATCAGGCTCAAGCACTTATGTGAAATCGATTGGCGGTCTTGCTGAATTCGATAAAGGCAAGGAAAGCGGCTGGATGTACTCCGTTAACGGCGTTTTCCCTAAAATAAGTGCGGGTTCCTATACTTTGAAAAATGGAGACGTGCTGCGCTGGCAGTATACGAAGGATCTAGGTAAAGATCTTGGCGCTCCAACAGAGCCAGGTGAATCAGGTGGAATAGGCGGAGTAGGCGGTGGCGATAAGCCAGAGCAGCCTAATGCAACAAAATACTCAGATGAATCAAAAATTGCAAGCTGGGCTTTGGAAGCAGTAAACAAAGCAACGGCACTAGGCTTCATGCAAGGCACAAGCACGAGCAATGCAACATTCGAGCCTAAACGTAATTTGACGCGTGCTGAATTTGCAGCGCTAATGGTAAAGTATTCCGGAGCAGACCCTATTATGGAGGATTCCGGCTTTAAGGATGTTAACAGTGGGGCATGGTATTATGGTTATGTTAAAGCAGCTAAAGAAAAAGGATTGATGTCAGGTGTAACTGAAACTTCTTTTGCACCGAACCAACCGATTACAAGACAAGAAATGGCTGCCGTTTTAGTTAGACTTAAAGGTCTAGCTGATGAGAATGCACCACAAGCAGCAATTAAGGATCGTGACGCTGTTGCAGCGTGGGCTGTTCCTTATGTAAATGTAGCTTACCAAAAAGGTCTTATGACAGGAGATAACGGCAAGTTTAATCCACAAGCTCTTGTTACACGTGAGATGGCAGCTGTTACGATCATCCGACTTCATGAATTGAAATCATAATTTACTCAGCTGTCTCGTAGGCTATTGCAATAGCTGCGGGACAGCTATTTTCTTGAAAGGAGAGTGTGGATTCAGGATGAACAAAAAATCCGTATTGCATAAACCATTATTATTGTTGGTTATATACGCATTAATGCTTTCTTGCGTCAGTACGGCTCTGTTGCCTATGCAGCGCGCGGCAGCAGCAGAAACGATGGCGGTAGAGAATGAAATGACATCAGCCGCGAAACAAATCTTAAGCAGCGGCACCATTAGCGATTGGGAAGCGATTGCCTTATATCGGTCTGGCCATGTGGTGCCAGCAAGTTATTTGAACGGGCTGGCTTCTTATTTAAAAG from Paenibacillus sp. FSL K6-3182 carries:
- a CDS encoding DUF4430 domain-containing protein, with translation MKKSLPAILSFVLVFTLFAPQVGKAADHSANASLNEMIDKTVEYYKNKKKPLTSWVEIVALWGAGVNLNDGDWQLPSWETQEPTNPVLKPDNGGTEHIRYIFGLLAMGEDPAHAWETDRNLYAELASQQDAATGAIGSTNKHMWAMLALDTGEKLGSNVGKWDAAAKKKAVDFLLSKQLADGGFAYFGTKSDPDMSGMGLLALGNYQDDSAVQAAIERVKSYLQTIKLNQEHIMFSDNNSNSLSTVVTGITAIGEDILSDVWTANGKTVLDSFSLFQLQDGSFKYLLSGGSNGMATEQALIALLDIKYQKTVWHRLEEIKQPISVNMSVDGVTGSVYGKQPVNFTQIKRPTVLDAFKTALDNASPAISYNIVNSSYGPYIKGVAGQNAGTFGGWDGWVYTVNGIAPNVGAGSYKLKANDEVRFFYSRYADITTGTTLVNGATNPSVDVKLVGDEFNSNALVKNNWKINSDVSGLTIESIVKESDQKIKLNLSGKATEKAVTIQALGAALVGKKDSTTITLRVPVTAKLQVDGRSSSIYSKQAVTVKNTVKPVTALDVLKQALNQADPKISYKIEDSSYGQYVSAINGEAAGTFGGYDGWMYEVNGIAPMVGAGEYELKENDEVRFYYSRWPAISSGSKIANGAVDPSIEVKLVGDEFTNQATDIKNWSIDPGNTGLQVNTFTRDGNKITISLTGTATGGAITIKALGAAFVGGQDSEDLISIAVPRVVGDTTDQSFAINKNEKEVVVGAASGGQVTNNVTLTFETTALPKVTATRGTTVLEIPAATVVTTTTWDKALALPKNLSIDESGLASKLDAVLSADSKKVESIAVRIQVGGSAKIQFNQHVSITLKGQGDKEAGFIDQAGVFTPIKKYADSSVRTDEVYAYKKNNDLVIQTKHFTQFLAYKTAAVTNPGGGDGGTAPIVQKVTLSVEKRSINEGDFVAPITVTIQDGDTAFTALKRALEDKSIAIDYSGSGSSTYVKSIGGLAEFDKGKESGWMYSVNGVFPKISAGSYTLKNGDVLRWQYTKDLGKDLGAPTEPGESGGIGGVGGGDKPEQPNATKYSDESKIASWALEAVNKATALGFMQGTSTSNATFEPKRNLTRAEFAALMVKYSGADPIMEDSGFKDVNSGAWYYGYVKAAKEKGLMSGVTETSFAPNQPITRQEMAAVLVRLKGLADENAPQAAIKDRDAVAAWAVPYVNVAYQKGLMTGDNGKFNPQALVTREMAAVTIIRLHELKS